The following are encoded together in the Nocardioides okcheonensis genome:
- a CDS encoding FUSC family protein, translated as MRLDAEVMAARGRTSLRARVARLRAKGWVIGQCAIAAGVAWWLAHDVFGHQLPFFAPIAAVVSLGMSYGQRQRRVAEVTVGVALGVFLGDATTHLIGSGGLQIALIVAAGMSIALLLDAGQLLVIQAAVQGIVVAALAPAPGAAFLRWTDAIIGGAVALVAATVVPRAPLRKPRDQAAVVVRKIASLLSCAADRLGDGDVERALAALRDARSTDVLIAELRAASEEGLSVVSSSPFRRRHGEHQRQLAELVEPLDVALRNTRVVVRRVAVACYRREPVPTSYASLMRDLSALAERVADELVADRMAVAVIDDLVALGRATATVEHSDDLSAEVILAQVRSIIADLLALCGVDPLEATDLIPLR; from the coding sequence CGTCCCTGCGGGCCCGGGTCGCGCGGCTGCGGGCCAAGGGCTGGGTGATCGGCCAGTGCGCGATCGCCGCCGGAGTCGCGTGGTGGCTGGCCCACGACGTGTTCGGCCACCAGCTGCCGTTCTTCGCACCGATCGCGGCCGTGGTCTCGCTGGGGATGTCCTACGGGCAGCGCCAGCGCCGGGTCGCCGAGGTGACCGTCGGCGTCGCGCTGGGCGTGTTCCTCGGTGACGCCACGACGCACCTGATCGGCTCGGGCGGGCTGCAGATCGCGCTCATCGTCGCGGCCGGCATGTCGATCGCGCTGCTCCTCGACGCCGGCCAGCTGCTCGTCATCCAGGCGGCCGTGCAGGGCATCGTGGTCGCGGCCCTCGCCCCGGCGCCCGGCGCCGCGTTCCTCCGCTGGACCGACGCGATCATCGGCGGCGCAGTGGCGCTGGTGGCCGCGACGGTGGTGCCACGCGCCCCGCTGCGCAAGCCGCGCGACCAGGCCGCGGTCGTGGTCCGCAAGATCGCCTCGCTGCTCAGCTGCGCCGCCGACCGGCTCGGCGACGGCGACGTGGAGCGGGCGCTCGCGGCGCTGAGGGACGCCCGCTCGACCGACGTGCTGATCGCCGAGCTCCGCGCCGCCTCCGAGGAGGGGCTCTCGGTGGTCAGCTCCTCGCCCTTCCGACGTCGCCACGGCGAGCACCAGCGCCAGCTCGCGGAGCTGGTCGAGCCGCTCGACGTGGCGCTGCGCAACACCCGCGTCGTGGTCCGGCGGGTCGCCGTCGCCTGCTACCGACGCGAGCCGGTGCCGACGTCGTACGCCTCCCTGATGCGCGACCTGTCGGCGCTCGCCGAGCGGGTCGCCGACGAGCTCGTGGCCGACCGGATGGCGGTCGCGGTCATCGACGACCTGGTCGCGCTCGGCCGGGCCACTGCGACGGTCGAGCACAGCGACGACCTGTCGGCCGAGGTGATCCTCGCGCAGGTGCGCTCGATCATCGCCGACCTGCTCGCGCTGTGCGGGGTGGACCCGCTCGAGGCGACGGACCTGATCCCGCTGCGGTGA
- the yaaA gene encoding peroxide stress protein YaaA: MLILLPPSEGKTAPRRGKPLDLDALSSPVLTAARTRLLDALVALCRDDADRAATVLGLGPAQLDLVARNADLPTAPTARADAIYTGVLYDALDPATLTPAARRRATGRLAVTSALFGMVRPGDRIPAYRLSGDAVLPGVGSVAGVWREALGEAVTDAMRGGLLVDLRSTSYAAFWRPPADVARRVATVRVLHESGGRRTVVSHFNKATKGRIVRALLEDGADPRTPRALADALVRLGWSVELGEPTAQGTRLDVVVTAV; the protein is encoded by the coding sequence GTGCTGATCCTGCTGCCGCCCAGCGAGGGCAAGACCGCTCCCCGCCGCGGGAAGCCCCTCGACCTCGACGCCCTCTCCTCCCCCGTGCTCACCGCGGCCCGGACCCGGCTGCTCGACGCGCTGGTCGCCCTGTGCCGCGACGACGCGGACCGGGCGGCGACGGTGCTCGGGCTGGGGCCGGCCCAGCTCGACCTGGTCGCGCGCAACGCCGACCTCCCGACCGCACCGACCGCGCGCGCCGACGCGATCTACACCGGCGTCCTCTACGACGCCCTCGACCCCGCCACCCTCACCCCGGCCGCCCGCCGCCGCGCGACCGGCCGGCTCGCGGTCACCAGCGCGCTGTTCGGGATGGTCCGCCCGGGCGACCGGATCCCGGCCTACCGGCTCTCCGGCGACGCCGTGCTGCCCGGCGTGGGATCGGTCGCCGGCGTGTGGCGCGAGGCGCTCGGCGAGGCCGTCACCGACGCGATGCGCGGGGGCCTGCTCGTCGACCTGCGCTCCACCTCGTACGCCGCGTTCTGGCGCCCGCCGGCCGACGTGGCGCGCCGCGTCGCGACCGTGCGGGTGCTCCACGAGTCGGGCGGGCGCCGCACGGTCGTGAGCCACTTCAACAAGGCGACCAAGGGCCGCATCGTCCGCGCCCTGCTCGAGGACGGGGCCGACCCGCGCACCCCGAGGGCGCTCGCCGACGCCCTCGTGCGGCTCGGCTGGTCCGTCGAGCTCGGCGAGCCGACCGCCCAGGGCACCCGGCTCGACGTCGTCGTGACCGCGGTCTGA
- a CDS encoding RNB domain-containing ribonuclease, producing MPSNRVVRVRASEGSATAQEMREGIAAIQAEMRVTPDFPEAVERAAAEAAAHPRLPELDRTDIELVTIDPESARDLDQAMHISRDPDVPGGYVVHYAIADVAAFVSPGDPVDVEARRRGETLYGADSKVPLHPKVLSEDAASLLPDEVRPALLWTIKVDETGEGTDVEVVRARVRSRAQLAYDAVQADLDAGRASELVGLLKEVGELRLAREAARGGVSLPLPEQELVDAGDHWELEFRQQLPVEAWNAQISLLTGMAAASLMVYARVGILRTLPPADPRDVQRLHRTARALGIDWPAEQLYPDFIRSLDPSLPRHAAMVVACTRLLRGAAYVSFNGELPAQAQHSALASEYAHVTAPLRRLVDRFAGEVCVALCAGTEVPGWVLEAMADLPDTMRESGRRANQYENAVVDLCEAELLSGRVGERFTAVVVDVEEKDPGRGDLTIQEPAVEASVSGPGELPLGEQVTVELVRADPASRSVDFRLVAADG from the coding sequence ATGCCGAGCAACCGTGTGGTCAGGGTCCGGGCGAGCGAGGGCAGCGCCACGGCGCAGGAGATGCGCGAGGGGATCGCCGCGATCCAGGCCGAGATGCGGGTGACGCCGGACTTCCCCGAGGCGGTCGAGCGGGCGGCGGCGGAGGCGGCCGCGCACCCGCGCCTGCCGGAGCTGGACCGCACCGACATCGAGCTGGTCACGATCGACCCGGAGTCCGCGCGCGACCTCGACCAGGCCATGCACATCTCCCGCGACCCCGACGTGCCCGGGGGCTACGTCGTGCACTACGCGATCGCCGACGTCGCCGCGTTCGTCAGCCCCGGCGACCCGGTCGACGTCGAGGCGCGCCGCCGCGGCGAGACGCTCTACGGCGCCGACTCGAAGGTCCCGCTGCACCCGAAGGTGCTCAGCGAGGACGCCGCGTCGCTGCTCCCCGACGAGGTGCGCCCCGCGCTCCTGTGGACGATCAAGGTCGACGAGACCGGCGAGGGCACCGACGTGGAGGTGGTCCGCGCGCGGGTGCGCTCGCGCGCCCAGCTGGCCTACGACGCCGTCCAGGCCGACCTCGACGCCGGCCGGGCGAGCGAGCTGGTCGGGCTGCTGAAGGAGGTCGGCGAGCTGCGCCTGGCCCGGGAGGCCGCCCGCGGCGGGGTCTCGCTGCCGCTGCCCGAGCAGGAGCTGGTCGACGCCGGGGACCACTGGGAGCTCGAGTTCCGCCAGCAGCTGCCGGTGGAGGCGTGGAACGCGCAGATCTCGCTGCTCACCGGCATGGCGGCCGCGTCGCTGATGGTCTACGCGCGCGTCGGCATCCTGCGCACCCTCCCGCCGGCCGACCCCCGCGACGTCCAGCGGCTGCACCGCACCGCCCGCGCCCTCGGGATCGACTGGCCCGCCGAGCAGCTCTACCCCGACTTCATCCGCTCGCTCGACCCGTCGCTGCCGCGCCACGCCGCGATGGTGGTGGCCTGCACCCGGCTGCTGCGCGGGGCGGCGTACGTCTCGTTCAACGGCGAGCTGCCCGCGCAGGCGCAGCACTCGGCGCTGGCGTCGGAGTACGCCCACGTCACCGCGCCGCTGCGGCGCCTGGTCGACCGGTTCGCCGGCGAGGTCTGCGTGGCGCTGTGCGCCGGCACCGAGGTGCCGGGCTGGGTGCTCGAGGCGATGGCCGACCTGCCCGACACGATGCGCGAGTCCGGCCGCCGCGCGAACCAGTACGAGAACGCCGTCGTCGACCTGTGCGAGGCGGAGCTGCTGTCCGGGCGCGTGGGGGAGCGGTTCACCGCGGTCGTCGTCGACGTCGAGGAGAAGGACCCGGGGCGTGGTGACCTGACCATCCAGGAGCCGGCGGTCGAGGCGTCGGTCTCGGGCCCCGGCGAGCTCCCGCTCGGCGAGCAGGTCACGGTCGAGCTGGTGCGGGCCGACCCGGCCAGCCGGTCGGTCGACTTCCGCCTGGTCGCCGCCGACGGCTGA
- a CDS encoding CDP-alcohol phosphatidyltransferase family protein: MEVRRGLLTCAGGLVVLLAVLGVGVVGWAAAGLGAVVLAVAADRRASVDDVARLGPADAVTLARATLACGVLGLVAEAATGVGVVERLVPLAAVALALDLVDGKVARRTGTVSPFGARLDGESDAFLILVLSVHVARDVGAWVLALGLVRYAYAGVAALVPWMQRTLPPRYWRKVVAAYVGITLAVAASGVPPATATGAALVLAAALLAESFGWDVVWLWRTRRLAVDAPVASRTQA, encoded by the coding sequence GTGGAGGTGCGTCGCGGCCTGCTCACGTGTGCGGGCGGCCTGGTGGTGCTCCTCGCCGTGCTCGGCGTCGGGGTGGTCGGCTGGGCTGCCGCCGGCCTCGGTGCGGTGGTCCTGGCCGTCGCGGCCGACCGGCGCGCGTCGGTCGACGACGTGGCGCGACTCGGACCCGCGGACGCGGTCACCCTGGCCCGGGCGACGCTGGCGTGCGGCGTGCTGGGACTGGTCGCCGAGGCGGCCACCGGCGTCGGGGTCGTGGAGCGGCTCGTGCCGCTGGCGGCCGTGGCGCTGGCCCTCGACCTCGTCGACGGCAAGGTCGCCCGCCGGACCGGCACGGTGTCGCCGTTCGGGGCCCGGCTCGACGGCGAGTCCGACGCCTTCCTCATCCTGGTGCTCAGCGTGCACGTCGCCCGCGACGTCGGCGCGTGGGTCCTCGCGCTCGGGCTGGTCCGCTACGCGTACGCCGGGGTGGCTGCCCTGGTCCCGTGGATGCAGCGGACCCTGCCGCCGCGCTACTGGCGCAAGGTGGTGGCCGCCTACGTCGGGATCACGCTGGCGGTGGCCGCCTCCGGCGTGCCGCCCGCCACGGCGACGGGGGCCGCGCTCGTGCTCGCCGCGGCGCTGCTGGCGGAGTCCTTCGGCTGGGACGTGGTCTGGCTGTGGCGCACCCGGCGGCTGGCCGTCGACGCTCCGGTGGCCTCACGCACCCAGGCGTAG
- a CDS encoding anti-sigma factor family protein, with protein MTTPSGACPHAHDDAAYVLGALSPTERLAFERHLPTCEACSTSVRSLAGMPGLLDLADARVLADPVPDPPLPPALLASLTRTVVARRRRRATVVAALAGAAAAALALAVPAALDLADRPPSARWAATPGPRHPRSRARWSRRATCP; from the coding sequence ATGACCACGCCGTCCGGGGCGTGCCCGCACGCCCACGACGACGCCGCCTACGTCCTGGGCGCGCTGAGCCCGACCGAGCGGCTCGCCTTCGAGCGGCACCTCCCGACCTGCGAGGCGTGCTCCACCTCCGTCCGCTCGCTCGCCGGGATGCCGGGGCTGCTCGACCTCGCCGACGCGCGCGTCCTCGCCGACCCCGTGCCCGACCCGCCGCTGCCGCCGGCGCTCCTCGCGTCGTTGACCCGCACCGTCGTCGCGCGCCGTCGACGTCGGGCGACCGTCGTCGCCGCGCTCGCCGGCGCGGCCGCCGCGGCGCTCGCGCTCGCCGTCCCGGCCGCCCTCGACCTCGCCGACCGGCCGCCGTCGGCGCGGTGGGCAGCGACGCCCGGACCACGCCACCCACGGAGTCGCGCGCGATGGTCGCGCAGGGCGACGTGCCCCTGA
- a CDS encoding sigma-70 family RNA polymerase sigma factor, which produces MPRDEVALMQQLHDEHADVLWRFCLRLVDHDRGRAEDVVQETLLRAWRHGEILASPPAAVRSWLFTVARHIVIDDWRSRRAHPETPVEEVPEQHRAVDADQSDQLLLSWVVAEALTHLSRDHRTVLLECYYRGRPVADVARSLGVPPGTVKSRTHYALRALRLALEEMGVTA; this is translated from the coding sequence ATGCCGCGGGACGAGGTCGCGCTGATGCAGCAGCTGCACGACGAGCACGCCGACGTGCTCTGGCGGTTCTGCCTGCGCCTGGTCGACCACGACCGGGGCCGCGCCGAGGACGTCGTGCAGGAGACGCTCCTGCGCGCCTGGCGGCACGGCGAGATCCTCGCCAGCCCGCCCGCCGCCGTGCGGTCGTGGCTGTTCACCGTGGCGCGGCACATCGTCATCGACGACTGGCGCAGCCGGCGCGCCCACCCGGAGACCCCGGTCGAGGAGGTGCCCGAGCAGCACCGCGCCGTCGACGCCGACCAGAGCGACCAGCTGCTGCTGTCGTGGGTGGTGGCCGAGGCGCTCACCCACCTCTCCCGGGACCACCGCACCGTCCTGCTCGAGTGCTACTACCGCGGCCGGCCGGTGGCCGACGTGGCACGCAGCCTCGGCGTGCCGCCCGGCACCGTGAAGTCCCGCACCCACTACGCGCTGCGCGCGCTGCGGCTGGCGCTGGAGGAGATGGGGGTGACGGCATGA